From a single Alkalihalophilus pseudofirmus genomic region:
- a CDS encoding alpha/beta family hydrolase, with translation MSEYKSDYKMIPFRLIEQKEKTNNLVVVLPGAGYTTQAPLLHYTTGLFYTKGFDVLHVNYTYNRQELADLSEEDFAKDVQLAINEASETNQYDNYYIVAKSIGTITLSYLLNNQTFKNAKVVWLTPLLQRDDVFNAMRKSEHRGFCIIGDQDSCFIEERMATLKHNEQLKLQIVEGGNHSLELNDDPLESIDVLKRVISKINEFSVDN, from the coding sequence TTGTCGGAATATAAAAGTGACTATAAAATGATCCCATTTAGACTAATAGAACAAAAAGAAAAAACGAATAATTTAGTTGTTGTTTTACCTGGAGCTGGGTACACGACACAGGCACCATTATTACACTATACAACAGGTCTGTTCTACACTAAAGGATTCGATGTATTACATGTTAACTATACATATAATAGACAAGAGTTAGCAGATTTAAGTGAAGAGGATTTTGCTAAAGATGTTCAGCTTGCTATTAATGAGGCATCAGAAACCAACCAATACGATAATTATTACATAGTTGCCAAATCAATTGGAACCATAACATTAAGTTATTTATTAAACAACCAAACATTTAAAAATGCAAAAGTAGTATGGTTGACTCCATTATTACAAAGAGACGATGTATTCAATGCTATGCGCAAAAGTGAACATAGAGGATTTTGTATTATTGGAGATCAAGATAGCTGCTTTATCGAAGAACGGATGGCCACACTTAAACACAACGAACAGCTTAAACTACAGATAGTAGAAGGCGGAAACCATAGTTTAGAGCTTAATGATGACCCACTAGAGTCAATTGATGTATTGAAAAGAGTAATTTCAAAGATAAATGAATTTAGTGTGGACAACTAA
- a CDS encoding nucleotide excision repair endonuclease, producing the protein MINITIPTPNVTITKQDNPELSNIYGFTDFHLIPRDKGGIFMFYNDKKELLFVGKARKLRQRIKKHFEDTVSPIKMHRDKVAKIDVCTIEDPVHREIYETFIINELKAKYNVDKVLFK; encoded by the coding sequence GTGATTAATATAACCATTCCAACACCGAATGTGACGATTACCAAACAAGATAATCCAGAGCTTAGTAATATCTATGGATTTACTGATTTTCACCTAATCCCTAGAGATAAGGGTGGTATTTTTATGTTTTATAATGACAAGAAAGAGTTATTGTTCGTAGGTAAAGCAAGGAAGTTAAGACAACGAATCAAAAAACATTTTGAGGATACGGTATCGCCAATCAAAATGCATAGAGATAAAGTTGCTAAAATTGATGTTTGCACTATTGAAGATCCTGTTCATAGAGAAATCTATGAGACATTTATTATTAATGAACTCAAGGCGAAGTACAATGTAGATAAAGTGTTATTCAAGTGA
- a CDS encoding LacI family DNA-binding transcriptional regulator: protein MKMRDVAKYSGVSVATVSRVLKGDSNVTQKTKEKVLKAVEELNYVPNTLARNLSKMQSKMIVVVIPNLSNAVFSSIYRGIQEVLKTEGYQVILVETYNGVDPSVIELIRNRTVEGAILLSAVMTEEEFNKKLKDLPIVLATDHMSENISTAPSVSIDNFLAAEKAVNYLANLGHKRIAYFGGIPDVLGARRRLKGYKNGLIQNGLEIDESLIFSGDWSLESGYQLANQLLLEKQLPTAIFAVSDNMAIGAIKALKEHGFQIPEDMSIIGFDDIEVAKYVTPSLTTIEQPTIEIGTHAAKMLLTIIKDKPLDQMHVVLNSHLVIRDSCKKVNRSL from the coding sequence ATGAAAATGAGAGATGTAGCAAAATATTCGGGCGTTTCTGTTGCTACTGTTTCACGGGTATTAAAAGGAGATAGCAACGTAACACAAAAGACAAAAGAAAAAGTCTTAAAAGCGGTCGAAGAGTTAAATTATGTACCAAATACATTGGCCAGAAACCTTAGTAAAATGCAATCGAAAATGATTGTGGTTGTCATACCGAATTTATCAAATGCTGTATTTTCAAGTATTTACAGAGGGATTCAAGAAGTCTTAAAAACAGAAGGATATCAAGTCATCCTTGTTGAGACCTACAACGGAGTAGATCCATCTGTTATTGAATTAATTAGGAACCGAACTGTCGAAGGAGCGATCTTATTATCAGCTGTAATGACTGAGGAGGAATTTAATAAAAAGCTTAAAGACCTTCCAATTGTTCTAGCGACTGATCATATGAGTGAAAATATCTCCACTGCTCCATCCGTCAGCATTGATAATTTTTTGGCAGCTGAAAAAGCAGTCAATTACTTAGCAAACTTAGGTCACAAACGAATTGCCTATTTTGGTGGTATACCTGATGTATTGGGAGCAAGAAGGAGATTAAAAGGCTATAAAAATGGACTTATTCAAAACGGCTTAGAAATAGATGAAAGCTTGATATTTAGCGGTGATTGGTCGTTAGAGTCAGGGTATCAATTAGCAAATCAACTTCTTTTGGAAAAGCAATTACCAACTGCCATCTTTGCGGTTTCAGATAATATGGCTATTGGAGCAATAAAAGCATTGAAGGAACATGGCTTTCAAATTCCTGAGGATATGTCAATCATTGGCTTCGATGATATTGAAGTCGCGAAATATGTTACACCATCTCTTACTACTATCGAACAGCCAACCATTGAAATTGGAACTCATGCTGCGAAGATGTTATTAACCATAATAAAAGATAAACCATTGGACCAAATGCATGTAGTCCTAAACAGCCATTTAGTCATTAGGGATTCGTGTAAAAAAGTAAATAGATCTCTTTGA
- a CDS encoding sugar phosphate isomerase/epimerase family protein produces the protein MKVAIQLFTLRDSCNEDFVGTLRKVSELGYDGVEFAGHWGGLEARELKGILDELSLQAAGSHVPLHMLENELEDVIQYQKEINSRYITCPILPEDRRGGVSEYSQFAQRLNEIGKVCSDNGIQFSYHNHAFELEDLDGRQPLRILLDETDPKWVNAELDIYWLTKAGENPLEWINHYKGRVPLLHLKDMTNDSEQFFAELGTGVVDVLGAIEEGKQAGVDWFVVEQDQTKKSPFESVKISMDYLKSHHLL, from the coding sequence ATGAAAGTTGCCATTCAATTATTCACTTTAAGAGATTCCTGCAATGAAGACTTTGTTGGTACATTAAGAAAAGTATCTGAGTTAGGGTATGACGGTGTTGAGTTTGCCGGGCATTGGGGTGGACTTGAAGCAAGAGAGTTGAAAGGGATTCTTGATGAACTTAGCCTGCAAGCTGCAGGGAGTCACGTGCCCCTGCACATGCTAGAGAATGAATTAGAAGATGTCATTCAATATCAAAAAGAAATTAATAGTAGATATATTACTTGCCCTATCTTACCAGAAGACCGTCGCGGGGGAGTTAGTGAGTATAGTCAATTCGCTCAAAGGTTGAACGAAATTGGAAAAGTATGTTCAGATAACGGGATTCAGTTTAGTTATCACAATCACGCATTTGAATTAGAAGATCTCGACGGAAGGCAGCCCTTACGTATTCTATTAGATGAGACAGATCCAAAATGGGTGAATGCGGAGCTTGATATCTACTGGCTTACCAAGGCTGGTGAAAATCCATTAGAGTGGATCAATCACTATAAAGGAAGAGTACCGCTGCTACACCTAAAAGATATGACAAACGACTCTGAACAATTTTTTGCTGAATTAGGTACAGGTGTGGTTGATGTCCTTGGTGCGATTGAAGAAGGCAAGCAGGCTGGTGTTGATTGGTTTGTTGTGGAGCAGGATCAGACGAAGAAAAGTCCTTTTGAAAGTGTAAAAATAAGTATGGATTACTTAAAAAGTCATCATCTTTTATAG
- a CDS encoding ABC transporter substrate-binding protein produces MRKKWSVMLFALILSLFVTACGGGNQETSSEADGNSNEATSTGDTIVLDFWQIDSGEKEAVYQDAIERFEEKNPGVEVNMLRIPNDDYKQRMVVAMSGGNPPDVFTSWGGGWLKEFADAGQVLDLTNEDIDFDHFLEMALNNTTFDEKVYGLPLGLSQTLFFYNKEIFETHGLEEPETYDELLAIIDELDENDVIPITLTNQTKWPGAYYLMYFADRLGSEELFQSAFNRDGKGFDDANYVRAGEYIQELVDRNAFNPGFNGVPYDAGQGRQLLYSGQSAMMLMTNTLVVNVRSEAPEFEEKLGMFPFPTLPDGEGDPSNVGGATSPVWSAYSGTEHPELAIELMKELTTLETAEDYVNRTGSLSALIDVPTDDVFVQQFAEMAVEANDIHMPYDQTLPPVLAELHKDTTQELFGKTMTPQEAADLMEQKAKETLD; encoded by the coding sequence ATGAGAAAAAAATGGTCTGTCATGCTATTCGCGCTAATTCTTTCTCTTTTTGTTACGGCATGTGGCGGAGGAAATCAAGAAACTTCTTCTGAAGCTGATGGTAATTCTAATGAGGCAACTAGTACTGGAGATACAATCGTTTTAGACTTTTGGCAAATTGATAGTGGAGAAAAAGAGGCAGTGTATCAAGATGCTATAGAGCGTTTTGAGGAAAAAAATCCAGGCGTTGAAGTAAACATGCTTCGAATTCCAAATGATGATTATAAGCAGCGGATGGTAGTAGCGATGTCAGGTGGGAATCCCCCTGATGTATTTACTTCTTGGGGTGGCGGATGGCTGAAGGAGTTTGCTGATGCCGGGCAGGTGTTGGACCTAACAAATGAAGATATTGATTTTGATCATTTTTTAGAAATGGCACTAAACAATACAACATTTGACGAGAAAGTATATGGGCTCCCTTTAGGACTCAGCCAAACACTTTTCTTCTATAACAAGGAAATCTTTGAAACGCATGGCTTAGAAGAGCCAGAAACGTATGATGAGTTACTAGCCATAATTGACGAATTGGATGAAAATGATGTAATCCCTATTACATTAACGAATCAGACAAAATGGCCTGGTGCTTATTATTTAATGTACTTTGCTGATCGCTTGGGCAGTGAGGAATTATTCCAAAGTGCTTTTAATAGAGACGGTAAGGGATTTGATGATGCTAACTACGTAAGGGCTGGGGAATACATTCAAGAGCTCGTTGACCGTAATGCCTTTAACCCAGGCTTTAACGGCGTTCCTTATGATGCTGGTCAAGGCAGACAATTATTGTATTCAGGTCAATCAGCAATGATGCTTATGACGAACACTCTTGTCGTTAATGTCCGTTCAGAAGCTCCTGAATTTGAAGAGAAGCTAGGTATGTTCCCATTCCCAACTCTACCTGATGGAGAAGGTGATCCATCAAATGTTGGTGGAGCAACAAGTCCAGTTTGGTCTGCTTATTCAGGAACAGAACACCCTGAGTTGGCCATTGAGTTAATGAAAGAATTAACGACACTCGAGACAGCAGAAGATTATGTCAATCGTACTGGAAGTTTATCTGCGCTTATAGACGTTCCAACAGACGATGTTTTTGTTCAACAATTTGCTGAAATGGCAGTAGAAGCAAATGATATTCATATGCCATATGATCAGACTCTCCCTCCAGTTCTTGCTGAGCTTCATAAAGATACTACGCAAGAGTTATTTGGTAAAACAATGACACCACAAGAAGCAGCAGACCTTATGGAACAGAAAGCTAAAGAAACATTAGATTAA
- a CDS encoding cold-shock protein has product MEQGTVKWFNAEKGFGFIEIEGGDDVFVHFSAIQGEGFKSLDEGQKVTFETEQGQRGLQAVNVNKA; this is encoded by the coding sequence ATGGAACAAGGTACAGTAAAATGGTTCAACGCAGAAAAAGGATTCGGTTTCATCGAAATTGAAGGTGGAGATGATGTATTCGTACATTTCTCAGCTATCCAAGGCGAAGGATTTAAATCTTTAGATGAAGGCCAAAAAGTTACATTTGAAACAGAGCAAGGTCAACGTGGACTTCAAGCTGTTAATGTAAACAAAGCATAA